One window from the genome of Garra rufa chromosome 1, GarRuf1.0, whole genome shotgun sequence encodes:
- the LOC141340397 gene encoding uncharacterized protein, translated as MADKCLMGLIFLSSLLTGTSGVDDAHVFISSGENVRLPCNNALPDCKSTTWNYENRFSRSKVVELIGLGEKNAYKERYERLSLGSDCSLYIKNITREDYGLYICQQWTVNGQKWGSDARVYLHVLHSSSLSSQTEISPGSSMTLSCQLNSYADVSCDDWIHSKGIQLFWVNQAGVKLTISDSRYQISAPGHCIHTLTTTLLNEDDNREWRCEVTHRDQVKTSVTYTVRISVIVIIVEFAVFAAPTVILLQIICARRAERKDLQHQEEIVMNAILE; from the exons atggcTGACAAGTGTCTGATGGGACTGATCTTTCTCTCTTCACTTCTTACAG GtaccagtggagtggatgatgctCATGTGTTCATCAGTTCTGGTGAAAATGTCCGTCTGCCCTGTAATAATGCTCTTCCTGACTGCAAATCAACTACATGGAACTATGAGAACAGATTCAGTCGTTCAAAAGTAGTTGAACTGATTGGTTTAGGGGAAAAGAATGCATACAAAGAAAGATATGAGAGACTGAGTCTGGGGTCTGACTGCTCTCTGTACATCAAGAACATCACAAGGGAAGATTATGGACTTTACATCTGCCAACAATGGACAGTGAATGGACAAAAATGGGGATCTGATGCACGTGTTTATCTGCATGTTCTTCACT ccTCTTCATTATCCTCACAAACGGAAATCAGTCCGGGCAGCTCTATGACTCTCTCCTGTCAGTTGAATTCATATGCTGATGTCTCTTGTGATGATTGGATCCATTCCAAGGGGATTCAGCTGTTCTGGGTGAATCAGGCTGGTGTTAAACTGACGATATCAGACTCCAGATATCAGATATCAGCTCCAGGACACTGTATCCATACTCTGACTACAACACTCCTGAATGAAGATGACAACAGAGAGTGGAGATGTGAAGTTACTCACAGAGATCAAGTCAAGACCTCAGTCACATACACTGTCAGGATTTCAG TGATTGTGATTATTGTTGAGTTTGCAGTGTTTGCTGCTCCTACTGTGATTCTTCTTCAGATCATCTGTGCAAGAAGAGCTG AGAGGAAGGATTTGCAGCATCAAGAGGAAATAGTGATGAATGCAATATTAGAATAA